A portion of the Halogeometricum sp. S1BR25-6 genome contains these proteins:
- a CDS encoding ArsR/SmtB family transcription factor: MDADTDELVDALASEDAREILCLANREPMSAQNLQEEVGVSVATVYRHTDDLVDANLLREETQITDDGDHYSTYETRVRSVTLTVDRERFRVDVTVRDDLVDRFSRVWRSLGESQSG, translated from the coding sequence ATGGACGCAGACACCGACGAACTCGTCGACGCGCTGGCCAGCGAGGACGCCAGAGAGATACTTTGCCTCGCGAACCGCGAGCCGATGTCGGCGCAGAACCTACAGGAGGAGGTCGGTGTCTCCGTCGCGACGGTGTACCGGCACACGGACGACCTCGTCGACGCGAACCTGCTGCGAGAGGAGACGCAGATAACCGACGACGGTGACCACTACAGCACGTACGAGACCCGGGTCCGGTCGGTGACGCTCACCGTCGACAGAGAGCGGTTCCGCGTCGACGTCACGGTTCGAGACGACCTCGTCGACCGGTTCAGCCGCGTGTGGCGCTCCTTGGGTGAGTCACAGAGCGGATGA
- a CDS encoding DUF7521 family protein, translating to MRALPVARVTLQAQESAEAVAFGVSNLVVFLLFALLASIAYKAYRREGATSFLVASAGFSFLAFGSVTEAVYEFGVNGGYQAFGRELYLLRTAEATLLAVGVGLLLASLYRLET from the coding sequence ATGAGGGCACTTCCGGTCGCCCGCGTCACACTGCAGGCGCAGGAGTCGGCGGAGGCCGTCGCGTTCGGCGTCTCGAACCTCGTCGTCTTCCTCCTGTTTGCGCTGCTGGCGAGCATCGCGTACAAGGCGTACCGGCGAGAGGGGGCGACGTCGTTTCTCGTCGCGTCCGCCGGCTTCTCCTTTCTCGCGTTCGGGTCGGTCACCGAAGCGGTGTACGAGTTCGGCGTGAACGGCGGCTACCAGGCGTTCGGTCGGGAACTGTACCTCCTCAGGACCGCCGAAGCGACGCTCCTCGCGGTCGGGGTCGGACTGCTCCTCGCCTCGCTGTACCGCCTGGAGACCTGA